One Corynebacterium efficiens YS-314 DNA segment encodes these proteins:
- a CDS encoding TetR/AcrR family transcriptional regulator, which produces MVRQRMTGQERRKQLISIGRAVFAERGFDGASVEEIAARAKVSKPVIYEHFGGKEGLYAVVVEREMVKLETAITQSLAQGRSRHRIEQAVLALLTYVEDETDGFLILVRDMNPGVRDEESGRERTYGTLLNDATTQVSHILGRAFARSELDPQYAILYGQALVGMVSMTAQWWLDQRHPSKEEVAAHIVNLCWNGLAGMEANPTLSEESSPVGAILGKEKSDGKNTVKEIRE; this is translated from the coding sequence ATGGTTCGACAGCGGATGACCGGGCAGGAACGCCGGAAACAGTTAATCTCCATAGGGCGTGCGGTATTCGCGGAACGCGGATTCGACGGTGCCAGTGTGGAGGAGATCGCTGCCCGCGCGAAGGTGTCCAAGCCGGTGATCTATGAGCACTTCGGGGGCAAGGAGGGGCTCTACGCGGTGGTGGTGGAACGGGAGATGGTGAAGCTGGAGACGGCGATCACCCAGTCCCTGGCGCAGGGGCGGTCCCGGCACCGCATTGAACAGGCGGTGCTCGCCCTGTTGACCTATGTGGAGGATGAGACCGATGGGTTCCTCATCCTGGTCCGGGACATGAACCCGGGTGTGCGGGATGAGGAGTCCGGGCGGGAGCGCACCTACGGGACGCTGCTCAATGACGCCACCACGCAGGTGTCGCATATCCTTGGTCGGGCGTTTGCCCGGTCCGAGCTGGATCCGCAGTACGCCATCCTCTACGGGCAGGCGCTGGTGGGGATGGTGTCCATGACCGCCCAGTGGTGGTTGGATCAGCGTCATCCCAGCAAGGAGGAGGTGGCGGCGCATATCGTCAACCTGTGTTGGAACGGTCTGGCCGGCATGGAGGCGAATCCGACGCTGTCGGAGGAGAGCAGCCCCGTCGGCGCGATCCTGGGTAAAGAGAAAAGTGATGGCAAGAACACCGTGAAGGAGATCCGAGAGTGA
- the mfd gene encoding transcription-repair coupling factor, with product MLAGLLKVAATDPKLKGMISNVGARNLHLTGVDQARPWVIGTLAHHAPVLVVTATGREAEDLTAELRAMMGDKVAWFPSWETLPHERLSPGVDIVGRRAQVLNKLDDAKIIVTAARAFCQPVLKEAAGRQPLILREGAEADFSALGEELVFRAYKNVDMVAKRGEFATRGGILDVFPTTLDYPVRIEFWGDEVSDIRQFSVADQRTIPEMTLDEIEIYPARELLITDEVAARAAELMVKHPGNPTLVEMLSRISDRTDVDGMEALIPALVDTPMVPLLELMPENTHIMVIAPEKVRTRIADLEATDAEFMAAGWEAAAMGADGPVSVKGLDLEASSYRSYDSLEVSASTSNLPWWTFAPTGMFEASDAETLPLDFEPGPTPRGDLEAINEMMALLLAHTKAGGRAAFIAPSEGAIRRMVERFAEQGIPTHVATPGWEPSPGQVTLYHALSHAGLVFPKVRKHRDADALPLVVITETDLTGNRVGDIAGAKRRPARRRNKVDPLALTPGDLVVHETHGIGRFIKMTERTISTGDETSRREYIVLEYAPSKRGQPGDQLYVPMDSLDMLSRYVGGEKPTLSKMGGSDWKNTKKKARAAVREIAGELVELYAKRQAAPGHAFGPDTPWQKEMEDNFPYVETEDQMLAIDAVKEDMEKPVPMDRVIVGDVGYGKTEVAVRAAFKAVQDGKQVAVLVPTTLLAQQHKSTFEERMAGFPVTIHGLSRFTSTAESKETLAGLASGEVDIVVGTHRLLQTGVQWKNLGLVIVDEEQRFGVEHKEHIKALRSHVDVLTMSATPIPRTLEMSMAGIREMTTMLTPPEDRHPILTYVGPYEDKQVAASIRRELLRDGQVFFIHNKVADIEKKARELRDLVPEARVVVAHGQMSEELLEQTVQGFWDREYDVLVCTTIVETGLDIANANTLIVENAHHMGLSQLHQLRGRVGRSRERGYAYFLYPKGATLTETSYDRLATIAQNNDLGAGMAVAMKDLEMRGAGNVLGAEQSGHIAGVGFDLYVRLVGEAVEAYRALADGKSVDGTVKGPTEVRVDLPVDAHIPENYINSERLRLEIYRKLATSESESDLQLAVEEMEDRYGPIPEEVSRLLAVARLRHQMRAAGLTDVAVQGTRIKIHPVELKDSQQVRLKRLFPSATYRAAAKAIQVSFPKAGRNVTDPLLRDVDLLQWVSDFIAKMFDIDERDVRGPRAGKGKKKNPGVISVGQ from the coding sequence ATGCTCGCCGGCCTGTTGAAGGTCGCGGCCACAGATCCCAAGCTGAAGGGCATGATCTCGAATGTGGGCGCACGCAATCTGCATCTCACGGGTGTGGATCAGGCACGTCCCTGGGTGATCGGCACATTGGCGCATCATGCGCCGGTGCTGGTGGTCACGGCCACCGGCCGTGAGGCGGAGGATCTCACCGCGGAGCTGCGCGCGATGATGGGGGACAAGGTTGCCTGGTTCCCGTCCTGGGAGACGCTCCCGCATGAGCGTCTGTCCCCCGGCGTGGACATTGTGGGCCGGCGCGCGCAGGTGCTCAACAAGCTTGACGACGCAAAGATCATCGTCACCGCCGCCCGTGCCTTCTGCCAACCTGTTCTCAAGGAGGCAGCAGGACGCCAGCCCCTCATCCTGAGGGAGGGGGCGGAGGCGGACTTCTCCGCCCTGGGTGAGGAACTGGTCTTCCGTGCCTACAAGAATGTGGACATGGTGGCCAAGCGGGGGGAGTTCGCCACCCGCGGTGGCATCCTCGATGTCTTCCCGACCACCCTCGATTACCCCGTCCGCATCGAGTTCTGGGGCGATGAGGTCTCCGACATCCGTCAGTTCTCGGTGGCCGACCAGCGCACCATCCCGGAGATGACCCTGGATGAGATCGAGATCTACCCGGCGCGTGAACTGCTCATCACCGATGAGGTGGCCGCCCGCGCGGCGGAGCTGATGGTCAAGCACCCCGGCAACCCGACGCTGGTGGAGATGCTGTCGCGTATCTCCGACCGCACGGATGTCGACGGCATGGAGGCACTGATCCCGGCGCTGGTGGACACCCCGATGGTGCCGCTGCTGGAGCTCATGCCGGAGAACACCCACATCATGGTCATCGCCCCGGAGAAGGTCCGCACCCGCATCGCGGATCTGGAGGCCACGGATGCGGAGTTCATGGCTGCGGGCTGGGAGGCTGCCGCCATGGGTGCGGATGGCCCGGTGTCGGTAAAAGGCTTGGATCTGGAGGCGTCCTCCTACCGCAGCTATGACTCGCTGGAGGTATCGGCGTCGACAAGCAACCTGCCCTGGTGGACCTTCGCCCCGACCGGGATGTTCGAGGCCTCCGACGCGGAGACGCTGCCACTGGATTTCGAGCCGGGTCCCACCCCGCGTGGTGATCTGGAGGCCATCAACGAGATGATGGCGTTGCTGCTGGCGCACACGAAGGCCGGTGGGCGCGCAGCCTTCATCGCCCCGTCCGAGGGCGCGATCAGACGCATGGTGGAACGCTTCGCCGAGCAGGGCATCCCCACCCATGTGGCCACACCCGGCTGGGAACCCAGCCCCGGACAGGTGACGCTCTACCACGCGCTCAGCCACGCCGGGCTGGTGTTCCCGAAGGTGCGTAAACACCGCGACGCCGACGCCCTGCCGCTGGTGGTCATCACCGAAACCGACCTCACTGGCAACCGCGTCGGTGACATCGCCGGTGCCAAGCGGCGTCCCGCCCGCCGACGCAACAAGGTCGATCCGCTGGCACTGACCCCGGGTGATCTGGTGGTCCATGAAACCCACGGCATCGGCCGGTTCATCAAGATGACCGAACGCACCATCTCCACCGGTGATGAGACCTCGCGCCGGGAGTACATCGTCCTGGAATACGCCCCGTCCAAGCGCGGGCAGCCCGGTGACCAGCTGTATGTGCCGATGGATTCCCTCGACATGCTCAGCCGGTACGTCGGTGGCGAGAAGCCCACGCTGTCGAAGATGGGTGGCTCCGACTGGAAGAACACCAAGAAGAAGGCCCGCGCCGCGGTCCGTGAGATCGCCGGTGAACTGGTCGAGCTCTACGCCAAGCGGCAGGCCGCGCCGGGTCATGCCTTCGGCCCCGACACCCCGTGGCAGAAGGAGATGGAGGACAACTTCCCCTACGTCGAGACCGAGGACCAGATGCTGGCCATCGACGCGGTCAAGGAGGACATGGAAAAACCCGTGCCTATGGACCGCGTGATCGTCGGTGATGTCGGTTACGGCAAGACCGAGGTGGCGGTGCGTGCCGCGTTCAAGGCCGTGCAGGATGGCAAGCAGGTCGCGGTGCTGGTGCCCACGACCCTGCTCGCGCAGCAGCACAAATCCACCTTCGAGGAACGCATGGCAGGTTTCCCGGTGACCATCCACGGGCTGTCCCGGTTCACCTCCACCGCGGAATCGAAGGAGACCCTGGCAGGTCTGGCCTCCGGTGAGGTGGACATCGTGGTGGGCACCCACCGCCTGCTGCAGACCGGTGTGCAGTGGAAGAACCTGGGCCTGGTCATCGTGGATGAAGAGCAGCGTTTCGGTGTGGAACACAAGGAACACATCAAGGCCCTGCGCAGCCACGTCGATGTGCTGACCATGTCCGCCACCCCGATCCCGCGAACCCTGGAGATGTCCATGGCGGGTATCCGGGAGATGACCACCATGCTCACCCCGCCTGAGGACCGTCACCCGATCCTCACCTACGTCGGCCCCTATGAGGACAAGCAGGTGGCGGCGTCGATCCGTCGTGAGCTACTGCGTGACGGCCAGGTGTTCTTCATCCACAACAAGGTCGCCGACATCGAGAAGAAGGCCCGCGAACTGCGCGACCTGGTTCCCGAGGCACGCGTGGTGGTGGCCCACGGACAGATGAGTGAGGAACTCCTCGAACAGACCGTCCAGGGCTTCTGGGACCGGGAATATGACGTGCTGGTCTGTACCACCATCGTGGAGACCGGCCTGGACATCGCCAACGCCAACACTCTGATCGTGGAGAACGCCCACCACATGGGTCTGTCCCAGCTGCACCAGCTGCGTGGCCGCGTGGGTCGTTCCCGCGAACGCGGGTATGCGTACTTCCTGTATCCCAAGGGCGCCACGCTGACCGAGACCAGCTACGACCGTCTGGCCACCATCGCCCAGAACAATGACCTGGGTGCCGGTATGGCTGTGGCCATGAAGGACCTGGAGATGCGCGGTGCCGGCAACGTTCTCGGCGCGGAGCAGTCCGGTCACATCGCCGGGGTGGGCTTCGATCTCTACGTCCGTCTCGTCGGCGAGGCGGTGGAGGCCTACCGCGCGCTGGCGGACGGCAAGTCTGTCGACGGCACAGTCAAGGGCCCCACCGAGGTCCGTGTCGATCTGCCCGTCGATGCCCACATCCCGGAGAACTACATCAACTCCGAGCGTCTGCGCCTGGAGATCTACCGCAAGCTGGCCACCTCCGAATCCGAGTCGGACCTGCAGCTGGCCGTGGAGGAGATGGAGGATCGCTACGGCCCGATCCCGGAGGAGGTCTCCCGCCTGCTGGCCGTGGCCCGACTGCGTCACCAGATGCGTGCCGCCGGGCTGACCGATGTGGCCGTGCAGGGCACCCGCATCAAGATACACCCGGTGGAGCTGAAGGATTCCCAGCAGGTGCGCCTCAAACGCCTGTTCCCGAGCGCCACCTACCGGGCCGCGGCGAAGGCGATCCAGGTCTCCTTCCCCAAGGCCGGCCGCAACGTCACCGACCCACTGCTCCGCGACGTCGATCTCCTCCAGTGGGTCTCCGACTTCATTGCGAAGATGTTCGACATCGACGAACGCGATGTACGCGGGCCCCGTGCGGGGAAGGGAAAGAAGAAGAACCCCGGCGTGATCTCGGTGGGGCAGTAG
- a CDS encoding amino acid permease, whose translation MLKDTAGTSPGIHTAPSAGPGATSPTVPMRTLIALIVGSMVGAGIFSLPQNIGSVAAPGAMLIGWVIAGVGMLAVAFVFHILARRKPHLDSGVYSYARVGLGDFVGFCSAWGYWLGSVIAQVGYATLFFGTLGHYVPVFSSENRVTSALAVSVLTWVIFAVVAGGVKQAAFLTTVTTIVKILPLLAFIILVAFLGFSWDRFTVDFWGTGANSTVGSVFDQVKGIMVFTVWVFIGVEGASVYSRQARSRKDISRATIIGFFAVLALLVTISSLSFGVLTQQELAVLPDNSMASVLEAVVGDWGAALISAGLCLSVLGAYVSWQMLCAEPLALMAMDGLIPRRVGTINSRGAAWVAQLISTIVIQLFIVIFFLNETTYVSMVQLATILYLVPYFFAALYLVALATRGRGISHPHAGTLIDDSGPTIPPRENTRHAMVGIAATVYSIWLFYAADPKYLLFGAIALLPGLIPYVGTRLYRREQVFNAFEWGVLVLLLVAAGFGAAGLIGGGLTL comes from the coding sequence ATGCTCAAAGACACCGCCGGTACATCACCCGGCATTCACACCGCCCCCAGCGCGGGCCCCGGGGCCACAAGCCCCACCGTCCCTATGCGCACGCTCATCGCCCTGATCGTCGGATCGATGGTCGGCGCAGGCATCTTCTCACTCCCCCAGAACATCGGATCCGTGGCGGCGCCCGGTGCGATGCTCATCGGGTGGGTCATCGCCGGTGTCGGCATGCTCGCGGTGGCCTTCGTGTTCCACATCCTCGCGCGCCGGAAACCGCATCTGGATTCGGGTGTGTACTCCTATGCGCGGGTGGGCCTGGGGGATTTCGTGGGGTTCTGCTCCGCGTGGGGTTACTGGTTGGGGTCGGTGATCGCGCAGGTGGGTTATGCCACGTTGTTCTTCGGCACCCTGGGGCATTATGTGCCGGTCTTCTCCTCCGAGAACCGGGTGACCTCGGCGCTGGCGGTCAGTGTCCTGACCTGGGTGATCTTCGCCGTGGTGGCCGGGGGTGTGAAACAGGCGGCTTTTCTGACGACGGTGACCACCATCGTGAAGATCCTGCCACTGCTGGCCTTCATCATCCTGGTGGCCTTCCTGGGTTTCAGTTGGGACAGATTCACCGTCGATTTCTGGGGCACCGGGGCTAACAGCACCGTGGGGTCGGTGTTTGACCAGGTCAAGGGCATCATGGTGTTTACCGTGTGGGTGTTCATCGGCGTGGAGGGTGCCTCGGTGTACTCTCGGCAGGCGCGCTCACGGAAGGACATCAGCCGGGCGACCATCATCGGTTTCTTCGCTGTGCTGGCGCTGCTGGTCACCATCTCCTCATTGAGTTTCGGTGTGCTCACCCAGCAGGAACTGGCGGTGCTGCCCGACAATTCGATGGCTTCGGTGCTGGAGGCCGTGGTCGGTGACTGGGGTGCGGCCCTGATCTCGGCGGGCCTGTGCCTGTCGGTGCTGGGCGCCTACGTGTCCTGGCAGATGCTGTGCGCGGAACCCCTGGCACTCATGGCGATGGACGGGCTGATCCCCCGCCGGGTCGGCACCATCAACTCCCGCGGTGCCGCCTGGGTGGCGCAGCTGATCTCCACGATCGTGATCCAGCTGTTCATCGTCATCTTCTTCCTCAACGAGACCACCTACGTCTCCATGGTCCAGCTGGCCACCATCCTGTACCTGGTGCCGTATTTCTTCGCGGCGCTCTACCTGGTTGCGCTTGCCACCCGGGGTCGCGGCATCAGCCACCCGCACGCGGGCACGCTTATCGACGACTCCGGCCCCACCATTCCCCCGCGCGAGAACACCCGCCACGCCATGGTGGGCATCGCCGCCACCGTGTACTCGATCTGGCTGTTCTACGCCGCCGACCCGAAGTACCTGCTCTTCGGCGCCATCGCCCTGCTTCCCGGCCTGATCCCCTATGTGGGCACCCGCCTGTACCGCAGGGAGCAGGTGTTCAACGCCTTCGAATGGGGTGTCCTGGTCCTGCTGCTGGTGGCCGCAGGCTTCGGCGCGGCCGGCCTCATCGGGGGCGGGTTGACGCTGTAG
- a CDS encoding Rv0909 family putative TA system antitoxin: MGILDNAKKKASELLNSESGESRTDALLDKAADAAKRTLGEDKAAKIDQVRDKIDERIGHKDDTPDTGTGQAADANDQPHPGTTPGAAPGNS, encoded by the coding sequence ATGGGCATTCTGGACAACGCCAAGAAGAAGGCCAGCGAGCTGCTCAACTCCGAGTCCGGGGAGAGCCGGACGGATGCTCTGCTGGACAAGGCCGCGGATGCGGCCAAGCGGACACTCGGCGAGGACAAGGCAGCCAAGATCGATCAGGTGCGCGACAAGATCGATGAGCGCATCGGCCATAAGGACGACACCCCTGATACCGGGACGGGACAGGCTGCCGATGCCAATGACCAGCCACACCCCGGCACCACGCCCGGTGCAGCCCCCGGCAACTCCTAG
- a CDS encoding MazG nucleotide pyrophosphohydrolase domain-containing protein, with protein sequence MATRILLIDSHNPVLPAEFLDAVLRQGDSAEVDETVGVDFLSWGITVAPGSPWFVTADPSAARTRTGVLIDARLTHVADAIGVMRRACEQGEWEQSQTHHSLIPYLREETEEFIEAVEQGVPEQELIRELGDVLLQVLFHAEIAARRGAWDFGDVAASFVAKMRSRSPYLFNGRRGLVTVEEAERLWAEGKAREVSAGEVSGG encoded by the coding sequence ATGGCCACCCGTATCCTCCTCATCGACTCCCACAACCCCGTCCTGCCCGCTGAGTTCCTCGACGCCGTCCTCCGGCAAGGGGACTCAGCCGAGGTGGATGAGACCGTGGGGGTCGATTTCCTGTCCTGGGGCATCACCGTCGCGCCGGGGTCACCGTGGTTTGTCACCGCCGACCCCTCAGCTGCGCGGACCCGCACCGGGGTGCTTATCGACGCCCGCCTCACCCACGTCGCCGACGCCATCGGCGTGATGCGCCGCGCCTGTGAACAGGGGGAGTGGGAGCAGTCCCAGACCCATCACAGCCTGATTCCCTACCTGCGGGAGGAAACCGAGGAGTTCATCGAGGCGGTGGAACAGGGGGTACCAGAACAGGAACTGATCAGGGAGCTGGGGGATGTTCTCCTGCAGGTGCTCTTTCACGCGGAGATCGCCGCCCGGCGGGGTGCGTGGGATTTCGGGGATGTGGCCGCCAGTTTCGTGGCCAAGATGCGCTCGCGTTCGCCCTACCTGTTCAACGGCCGCCGCGGTCTGGTGACGGTGGAGGAGGCGGAACGGCTCTGGGCCGAGGGCAAGGCACGGGAGGTTTCCGCTGGGGAGGTTTCCGGGGGATGA
- a CDS encoding lytic transglycosylase domain-containing protein produces MGSGAKGAAGCGCGAVLAVIMVISFVGWALSFMDGAAPIRQLQPIPDNVPPAAGEPVPSIDIHAEGRTSDHLRYWADPIAADTGVSSQAIAAYGNAALIAAEAWPECGIAWTTLAGIGYVETRHGTYNGKMFGGSSLDENGVATPPIIGIALDGSPGVARIQDTDDGKYDGDTEYDRAVGPMQFIPESWKRYGRDANGDGYADPHQIDDAALSAAHLLCKTGGNLTTAEGWTTALYAYNRSTEYLINVRDAAASYALRQPVI; encoded by the coding sequence ATGGGTTCTGGGGCAAAAGGTGCAGCTGGATGTGGTTGTGGTGCCGTTCTGGCTGTCATCATGGTCATCTCGTTTGTGGGGTGGGCGTTGAGTTTCATGGATGGGGCCGCCCCGATCCGCCAGCTGCAGCCGATTCCGGACAATGTTCCCCCGGCGGCGGGGGAACCGGTGCCCTCCATCGACATCCACGCAGAGGGGCGCACCTCCGACCACCTGAGGTACTGGGCTGATCCCATCGCCGCGGACACCGGCGTGTCCTCCCAGGCCATCGCGGCCTATGGCAATGCCGCCCTGATCGCTGCGGAGGCGTGGCCGGAGTGCGGTATCGCCTGGACCACGCTGGCGGGCATCGGATATGTGGAAACCCGTCACGGTACCTACAACGGCAAGATGTTCGGCGGCAGTTCGCTCGATGAGAACGGGGTCGCCACCCCGCCCATCATCGGAATTGCGCTCGATGGGTCCCCGGGGGTCGCCCGCATCCAGGACACCGATGACGGCAAATACGACGGGGATACCGAATATGACCGGGCGGTGGGCCCCATGCAGTTCATCCCGGAATCCTGGAAACGCTACGGTCGGGATGCCAACGGGGATGGATATGCCGATCCGCACCAGATCGATGATGCGGCGCTGAGTGCCGCGCACCTGCTGTGCAAGACGGGTGGAAACCTCACGACGGCGGAGGGGTGGACCACGGCACTGTACGCCTACAACAGATCCACCGAGTACCTCATCAACGTCCGTGATGCGGCGGCCTCCTACGCCCTGCGCCAACCGGTGATCTGA
- the eno gene encoding phosphopyruvate hydratase, producing MAEIMHVFAREIMDSRGNPTVEAEVFLDDGSHGVAGVPSGASTGVHEAHELRDGGDRYLGKGVLKAVENVNEEIGDELAGLEADDQRLIDAAMIKLDGTENKSRLGANAILGVSMAVAKAAADSAGLPLFRYIGGPNAHVLPVPMMNIINGGAHADSGVDVQEFMIAPIGFDSFSEALRAGAEVYHALKKVINEKGLSTGLGDEGGFAPSVESTRAALDLIVEAIKKAGFEPGKDIALALDVASSEFFKDGKYHFEGGEHTAEEMANVYAELVDEYPIVSIEDPLQEDDWDGYVALTAQIGDKVQIVGDDFFVTNPARLKEGIAKKAANSILVKVNQIGTLTETFDAVDMAHRAGYTSMMSHRSGETEDTTIADLAVALNCGQIKTGAPARSDRVAKYNQLLRIEQLLGDAAVYAGRSAFPRFQG from the coding sequence GTGGCTGAAATCATGCACGTATTTGCTCGCGAGATCATGGATTCCCGCGGTAACCCGACCGTCGAGGCAGAGGTTTTCCTGGATGACGGTTCCCACGGCGTTGCCGGCGTTCCCTCCGGAGCGTCCACCGGTGTCCACGAGGCGCACGAGCTGCGTGACGGCGGAGATCGTTACCTGGGCAAGGGTGTTCTCAAGGCTGTTGAGAACGTCAACGAGGAGATCGGCGACGAGCTGGCCGGCCTGGAGGCCGACGATCAGCGTCTCATCGATGCGGCCATGATCAAGCTGGACGGCACCGAGAACAAGTCCCGCCTGGGCGCCAACGCCATCCTGGGTGTCTCCATGGCTGTGGCCAAGGCCGCCGCGGATTCCGCAGGTCTGCCCCTGTTCCGTTACATCGGTGGCCCGAACGCCCACGTGCTGCCCGTCCCGATGATGAACATCATCAACGGTGGCGCACACGCCGACTCCGGTGTGGATGTCCAGGAGTTCATGATCGCCCCGATCGGTTTCGACTCCTTCTCCGAGGCCCTGCGCGCAGGCGCGGAGGTCTACCACGCACTGAAGAAGGTCATCAACGAGAAGGGCCTGTCCACCGGTCTGGGCGATGAGGGCGGCTTCGCCCCGTCCGTCGAGTCCACCCGTGCAGCCCTGGACCTCATCGTCGAGGCCATCAAGAAGGCCGGCTTCGAGCCGGGCAAGGACATCGCCCTGGCCCTGGATGTTGCTTCCTCCGAGTTCTTCAAGGACGGCAAATACCACTTCGAGGGTGGCGAGCACACCGCCGAGGAGATGGCGAACGTCTACGCCGAGCTTGTCGACGAGTACCCGATCGTCTCCATCGAGGATCCGCTGCAGGAGGACGACTGGGATGGCTACGTCGCACTGACCGCCCAGATCGGTGACAAGGTTCAGATCGTCGGCGATGACTTCTTCGTCACCAACCCGGCCCGTCTGAAGGAGGGCATCGCCAAGAAGGCCGCCAACTCCATCCTGGTCAAGGTCAACCAGATCGGTACCCTCACCGAGACCTTCGACGCCGTCGACATGGCACACCGCGCAGGTTACACCTCCATGATGTCCCACCGTTCCGGTGAGACCGAGGACACCACCATCGCCGATCTGGCTGTCGCGCTGAACTGCGGCCAGATCAAGACCGGTGCACCGGCACGTTCCGACCGTGTGGCCAAGTACAACCAGCTGCTGCGCATCGAGCAGCTGCTGGGTGACGCAGCCGTCTACGCCGGCCGTTCCGCGTTCCCACGTTTCCAGGGCTAG
- a CDS encoding septum formation initiator family protein, whose product MAKQKKPHRGIVPVSSRDRAPETVSAARAPFRLGAVGVVALAVVVLLILIAVAIPLRNYFQQRAEIARTEESILAKQQQIEELTGELERYRSEAYIREQARLRLGVIEEGETAFRILNPALENDATVTSDGTEEEPRGTWYETLWESVTEPELLEPDELPPPPADPVTPDNGTGEPAVPEGETVQ is encoded by the coding sequence ATGGCGAAGCAGAAGAAACCCCACAGGGGCATTGTTCCGGTCTCCAGCAGAGATCGTGCACCTGAGACTGTTTCCGCTGCTCGCGCGCCTTTCCGGCTCGGTGCGGTGGGGGTGGTGGCCCTGGCGGTGGTGGTGCTGCTCATCCTCATCGCCGTGGCGATCCCGCTGCGCAACTACTTCCAGCAGCGGGCGGAGATCGCACGCACCGAGGAATCCATCCTGGCCAAGCAGCAACAGATCGAGGAACTGACCGGCGAGTTGGAGCGGTACCGCTCGGAAGCCTATATCCGTGAGCAGGCGCGCCTGAGGCTCGGTGTCATCGAGGAGGGGGAGACCGCCTTCCGCATCCTGAATCCCGCCCTGGAAAACGATGCGACCGTCACCTCGGACGGCACGGAGGAGGAGCCCCGCGGCACCTGGTATGAGACCCTCTGGGAATCGGTTACGGAACCTGAGCTGCTGGAACCCGATGAGCTGCCCCCACCGCCGGCGGATCCGGTCACCCCGGACAATGGGACCGGTGAACCCGCTGTGCCGGAGGGGGAGACGGTGCAATAG
- a CDS encoding DUF501 domain-containing protein → MSVSEADLLAVEEQLGRAPRGVLEISYRCPDGAPGVVMTAPRLEDGTPFPTLYYLTDPRLTTEASRLEVAHVMKWMTGRLDTDEELRADYQRAHEYFLAKRNAIEDLGTDFSGGGMPDRVKCLHVLIAYALAEGPDHFRLGTEAVALAADHGELRGTAIPQDWPTTADLGIDLGDFDFSRAGGL, encoded by the coding sequence ATGAGTGTATCTGAAGCAGACCTTCTCGCGGTCGAAGAACAGCTGGGGAGGGCTCCCCGTGGAGTTCTGGAAATCTCCTACCGGTGCCCGGACGGCGCCCCCGGTGTTGTGATGACCGCACCCAGGTTGGAGGACGGCACCCCGTTCCCGACCCTGTACTACCTCACCGATCCACGCCTGACCACCGAGGCCTCCCGCCTCGAGGTGGCGCATGTGATGAAGTGGATGACGGGCCGCCTCGACACCGATGAGGAGCTCCGTGCCGACTACCAGCGGGCACACGAGTACTTCCTGGCCAAGCGCAACGCGATCGAGGATCTGGGCACCGATTTCTCCGGTGGTGGCATGCCGGATCGCGTCAAGTGCCTGCACGTCCTGATCGCCTACGCACTGGCGGAGGGACCTGACCACTTCCGGCTGGGTACCGAGGCCGTGGCGCTTGCCGCGGATCACGGTGAGCTGCGGGGCACCGCCATTCCACAGGACTGGCCGACCACCGCCGACCTCGGCATCGATCTGGGGGACTTTGACTTCTCCCGGGCGGGGGGACTGTGA